Proteins found in one Corynebacterium canis genomic segment:
- a CDS encoding helix-turn-helix domain-containing protein, whose amino-acid sequence MVRPLSPNVRRLIVEFDPCAANGMSITEFCAVHGISRKTYYAIKKRFEQEGFGALHPRSSAPHKPATTYDEATVSMVLAMRERLGQFGWDNGPRSIWYALIDQPNVVQPIPSVSTIARILAAAGVVAKNPRKRPRSSIVRFERSCAMELWQLDAFSYRLATPAGTVITIYQLIDDATRFDVGTTYGTKPENGADALNCVVNAIRVYGVPRQLLSDNGGAFNQIRRGRITALHRFLAVKGCEAITGRADHPQTQGKNERSHQTLVKFLDAHKPSTEAKLKELLSEYREYYNNKRRHQALGGMTPKQAWDSIEHRPSSGEPITQEQLTAEIEKYRQARSSESPSAADGLDQDPAMLYIKPSSRPRFALAGYYINIPKRLTDKHYYVVHTDDEYALFDSVDGVMVLRIPLPLNVLGEPIGATVPLWKIIGAYLHEAPPWFLKRQQQWLQQHPTAAAELED is encoded by the coding sequence ATGGTTCGTCCTCTTTCGCCGAATGTGCGGCGTTTAATTGTTGAATTTGATCCGTGTGCCGCGAACGGCATGAGTATTACGGAGTTTTGTGCGGTTCATGGCATTAGCCGGAAAACGTATTATGCGATCAAAAAGCGTTTTGAGCAGGAAGGATTTGGGGCGCTGCATCCGCGGTCGAGTGCGCCGCATAAGCCTGCGACTACCTATGATGAGGCTACGGTGTCGATGGTGCTTGCGATGCGGGAGCGGCTTGGCCAATTTGGTTGGGATAATGGGCCGCGATCCATTTGGTATGCGTTGATTGATCAGCCGAATGTGGTGCAGCCGATTCCTTCGGTGTCGACGATTGCTCGGATTCTGGCTGCTGCGGGTGTGGTCGCGAAGAATCCCCGGAAGCGGCCTCGCTCATCGATAGTGCGCTTCGAGCGATCCTGTGCCATGGAGTTGTGGCAGCTGGATGCGTTTTCCTATCGGCTCGCTACTCCGGCGGGCACTGTGATCACGATTTACCAGCTCATCGATGATGCAACCCGATTTGATGTGGGTACTACGTATGGCACCAAGCCGGAAAATGGGGCAGATGCGTTGAACTGTGTAGTTAACGCGATCCGTGTCTATGGGGTACCGCGCCAATTGCTGAGCGATAATGGTGGCGCGTTTAATCAGATTCGCCGGGGCCGGATCACTGCGCTGCATCGGTTTCTTGCCGTCAAGGGTTGTGAGGCCATTACTGGCCGGGCGGATCATCCCCAAACCCAAGGCAAAAACGAACGCTCCCATCAAACCTTGGTGAAGTTCCTTGATGCGCACAAGCCCAGTACTGAGGCCAAATTGAAGGAATTGCTCAGTGAATACCGGGAGTACTACAACAACAAGCGGAGGCATCAAGCACTCGGGGGTATGACCCCGAAACAGGCCTGGGACAGCATCGAACACCGCCCTAGTAGCGGCGAGCCCATCACCCAGGAGCAATTGACTGCAGAGATTGAAAAATACCGGCAGGCCCGTTCGAGCGAGTCCCCCAGCGCTGCAGATGGCCTCGACCAGGATCCAGCAATGCTGTACATCAAACCCTCGTCCAGACCACGTTTCGCGCTCGCGGGGTACTACATCAATATCCCCAAACGGCTTACCGATAAGCACTACTACGTCGTTCACACCGACGATGAATACGCGCTATTCGATTCCGTCGACGGCGTCATGGTCCTGCGAATCCCACTGCCACTAAACGTGCTCGGCGAACCGATCGGCGCCACCGTACCCCTTTGGAAAATCATCGGCGCGTACCTCCACGAGGCCCCGCCGTGGTTTCTCAAACGACAGCAGCAATGGCTACAACAACACCCCACCGCCGCTGCTGAACTAGAGGATTAA
- the asnB gene encoding asparagine synthase (glutamine-hydrolyzing) translates to MCGLLGMLTSNQNAADFVAATERALPCMRHRGPDEDGTWFDADVVFGFNRLSIIDIAHSHQPLQWGPADAPERYAMTFNGEIYNYLELRAELQDLGYTFNTSGDGETIIVGYHHWGKDVVTHLRGMFAFAIWDTHNRELFLARDPFGIKPLYYATTDAGTVFASEKKSILEMAPEIGLPLDLDFRAIEHYVDLQYVPEPESLHAAIRRLESGCIATVQPGGQVTAERYFKPQFPAQPVPKGKEQDLFDRIARALEDSVEKHMRADVTVGSFLSGGIDSTAIAALAKRHNPKLLTFTTGFEREGYSEVDVAAESAAAIDAEHIVKVVSPEEYANAIPKIMWYLDDPVADPSLVPLYFVAAEARKHVKVVLSGEGADELFGGYTIYKEPLSLAPFEKLPSPMRKGMHQLSRVLPDGMKGKSLLERGSMTMEERYYGNARSFNWEQLKRVLPDARPEWDHKDVTAPIYAQSKNMDPVARMQHLDLFTWMRGDILVKADKITMANSLELRVPFLDREVFAVAETIPYDLKITEGTTKYALRRAMEQIVPAHVLNRRKLGFPVPMRHWLAGDELYGWAQETINESQTDGIIAKHAVLDMLKEHRAGVSDHSRRLWTVLAFMVWHAIFVEHRIKPDIEERDYPVHL, encoded by the coding sequence ATGTGCGGCCTCCTTGGCATGCTGACCAGCAATCAGAACGCTGCTGACTTTGTCGCGGCAACCGAACGCGCTTTGCCGTGCATGCGGCACCGCGGCCCCGACGAAGACGGTACCTGGTTCGATGCCGACGTAGTGTTCGGTTTTAACCGACTCTCCATTATCGATATCGCCCACTCGCATCAGCCTCTCCAATGGGGCCCTGCCGACGCCCCCGAGCGCTACGCCATGACCTTTAACGGCGAGATTTACAATTACCTCGAGCTGCGCGCGGAATTGCAAGACCTCGGCTACACCTTCAACACGTCTGGCGACGGCGAGACGATCATCGTCGGCTACCACCATTGGGGCAAGGACGTGGTTACGCACCTCCGCGGGATGTTCGCCTTCGCCATTTGGGATACGCACAACCGCGAGCTTTTCCTGGCCCGCGACCCGTTTGGCATCAAACCGCTGTATTACGCCACCACCGACGCCGGCACGGTCTTCGCCTCCGAAAAGAAATCAATCCTGGAGATGGCCCCCGAGATCGGCCTCCCGCTGGACCTCGATTTCCGCGCGATCGAACACTACGTAGATCTGCAATACGTGCCCGAACCGGAGTCCCTACACGCCGCAATCCGCCGCCTGGAATCCGGCTGCATCGCCACCGTCCAACCCGGCGGTCAGGTCACCGCGGAGCGCTACTTCAAGCCCCAATTCCCCGCCCAGCCCGTGCCCAAAGGCAAGGAGCAGGACCTGTTCGATCGCATCGCGCGGGCGCTAGAAGACAGCGTCGAAAAGCATATGCGTGCGGACGTTACAGTCGGCTCCTTCCTTTCGGGAGGCATCGACTCCACCGCAATCGCCGCCCTAGCCAAACGCCACAACCCGAAGCTCCTCACCTTTACCACCGGCTTCGAACGCGAAGGCTACTCCGAGGTTGACGTCGCCGCCGAATCCGCCGCGGCTATCGACGCCGAGCACATCGTCAAGGTCGTCTCTCCCGAAGAGTACGCCAACGCCATCCCCAAGATCATGTGGTATCTCGACGACCCAGTCGCCGACCCCTCCTTGGTCCCCCTCTACTTCGTCGCCGCCGAGGCCCGCAAGCACGTCAAAGTGGTACTCTCCGGCGAAGGCGCGGACGAGCTCTTCGGCGGCTACACCATTTATAAGGAGCCGCTATCCCTCGCGCCGTTTGAGAAACTCCCCTCCCCCATGCGCAAGGGCATGCACCAACTCAGCCGCGTGCTTCCGGACGGCATGAAGGGGAAATCCCTCCTCGAACGCGGCTCCATGACCATGGAAGAGCGCTACTACGGCAATGCGCGTTCCTTTAACTGGGAGCAACTCAAGCGCGTGCTTCCCGACGCCCGGCCCGAATGGGACCACAAAGACGTCACCGCCCCCATCTACGCGCAATCCAAAAACATGGATCCCGTTGCCCGCATGCAACACCTAGACCTGTTTACCTGGATGCGCGGCGATATCCTGGTCAAGGCCGATAAAATCACCATGGCCAACTCCCTTGAACTGCGCGTTCCCTTCCTAGACCGCGAAGTCTTCGCCGTGGCGGAAACCATTCCCTACGATCTCAAGATCACCGAAGGCACCACCAAATACGCCCTGCGCCGCGCGATGGAACAAATCGTTCCGGCCCACGTGCTCAACCGCCGCAAGCTGGGCTTCCCGGTGCCCATGCGCCACTGGCTCGCCGGCGACGAACTCTACGGGTGGGCGCAAGAAACCATCAATGAATCCCAGACCGACGGAATCATAGCCAAGCACGCCGTGCTTGACATGCTCAAAGAGCACCGCGCTGGAGTCTCCGACCATTCTCGACGCCTCTGGACCGTCCTCGCCTTTATGGTGTGGCACGCCATCTTCGTGGAACACCGCATCAAGCCGGACATCGAGGAGCGCGACTACCCCGTCCACCTCTAA
- the qcrA gene encoding cytochrome bc1 complex Rieske iron-sulfur subunit, protein MSNNEMKKYTSQELNSMSNDELARLGTELDEVTVAYRKERFPIPNDPAEKRAERSVVICFLLGIVFAIAFLGVYLFWPWEYKGLGEEGLWLYTLYTPLLGVTMGLSILCMGFGAVLYVKKFIPEEISVQRRHDGPSEEVDQRTLVALLNDSWETSTLGRRSLLKGLMGTGAVLAGLAIIAPLGGMVKNPWRPKPGGVDVQGDGTLWTTGWTLTEEGTKVYLGRDTGAIAEEHNGHYTTQGVTRLVRMRPEDLAAGAMETVFPLPEEDVNDGDLYDSTREVYEMHMHSIHGSRNSVMLIRLRHEDAQRAIERAGQEDFHYGDYYAYSKICTHIGCPTSLYEAQTNRILCPCHQSQFDALHYGKPVFGPAARALPQLPITVDDEGYLVAAGNFIEPVGPAFWERKS, encoded by the coding sequence ATGAGTAACAACGAAATGAAGAAGTACACCTCTCAAGAGCTCAACTCCATGAGCAACGATGAGCTGGCCCGCTTGGGCACCGAGCTCGATGAAGTGACGGTCGCGTACCGCAAGGAACGCTTCCCAATCCCGAACGATCCTGCAGAAAAGCGCGCGGAACGCAGCGTGGTCATCTGCTTCCTCCTGGGCATCGTATTCGCTATCGCATTCCTAGGCGTGTACCTGTTCTGGCCGTGGGAGTACAAGGGCCTCGGCGAAGAAGGCCTCTGGCTGTACACCCTGTACACCCCGCTGCTCGGCGTCACGATGGGCTTGTCCATCCTGTGCATGGGCTTCGGCGCGGTCCTTTACGTAAAGAAGTTCATCCCTGAAGAGATTTCGGTGCAGCGCCGCCACGACGGCCCTTCCGAGGAAGTCGATCAGCGCACCCTCGTCGCATTGCTGAACGATTCTTGGGAGACCTCCACGCTCGGCCGCCGCAGCCTGCTTAAGGGCCTGATGGGCACCGGCGCGGTCCTTGCCGGCCTGGCCATTATCGCCCCGCTGGGTGGCATGGTGAAGAACCCGTGGCGTCCGAAGCCCGGCGGCGTCGACGTCCAGGGCGACGGCACCTTGTGGACCACCGGATGGACCCTTACCGAAGAGGGCACCAAGGTGTACCTCGGCCGCGATACCGGCGCTATCGCCGAGGAGCACAATGGCCACTACACCACGCAGGGCGTGACCCGCCTCGTGCGCATGCGCCCCGAGGATCTCGCGGCAGGCGCCATGGAAACCGTCTTCCCGCTGCCCGAGGAAGACGTCAACGATGGCGACCTCTACGATTCGACCCGCGAAGTGTACGAGATGCACATGCATTCGATTCACGGTTCGCGCAACTCCGTGATGCTGATTCGCCTCCGCCACGAGGACGCGCAGCGCGCAATCGAGCGTGCCGGACAGGAAGACTTCCACTACGGCGACTACTACGCCTATTCGAAGATCTGTACCCACATTGGTTGCCCCACCTCGCTGTATGAGGCGCAGACCAACCGTATCCTGTGCCCGTGCCACCAGTCGCAGTTCGATGCTTTGCACTACGGTAAGCCCGTTTTCGGTCCTGCCGCTCGTGCTCTTCCGCAGCTGCCTATTACCGTAGATGATGAGGGATACCTCGTCGCCGCTGGCAACTTCATCGAGCCGGTCGGCCCAGCTTTCTGGGAGCGTAAGTCATGA
- the ctaF gene encoding aa3-type cytochrome oxidase subunit IV codes for MKSSAKIFYGLTVFLAVMAVLYILATMKIADAGSIRGLEWAGATGLVLATGLTLMLGGYFHFTERRMDILPHDWEEAEVEDGAGMLGFFSPSSIWPFVMSMAILIMGFAIAFMSYWMLLLGAVVLIWSGTMLNLQYGLPKEKH; via the coding sequence ATGAAGTCTTCTGCAAAGATCTTCTACGGGCTGACCGTGTTCCTGGCGGTCATGGCAGTGCTCTACATTCTGGCAACGATGAAGATTGCCGATGCCGGCAGCATTCGCGGCCTGGAGTGGGCCGGTGCCACGGGATTGGTCCTGGCCACAGGGTTGACGCTGATGCTGGGTGGTTACTTCCACTTCACCGAACGTCGAATGGATATTCTCCCGCACGACTGGGAGGAAGCCGAGGTCGAAGACGGCGCCGGCATGCTCGGTTTCTTTAGCCCGAGTTCCATTTGGCCGTTTGTGATGTCGATGGCCATTTTGATTATGGGCTTTGCTATTGCCTTTATGTCCTATTGGATGCTTCTGCTTGGCGCAGTTGTTCTGATTTGGTCCGGTACGATGCTCAACTTGCAATACGGTCTGCCGAAGGAAAAGCACTAA
- the ctaE gene encoding aa3-type cytochrome oxidase subunit III, with amino-acid sequence MTSAVGNTDMAAPQRVAALNRPNMVSVGTIVFLSQELMFFAGLFAMYFVSRANGQGESWDAGTGHLNVPYAFAITAILVSSSFTAQWGVFAAERGDVFALRRWYALSTVMGLVFLVGQAWEYFQLVQHGLTIQNSIYGSVFYITTGFHAAHVLAGVLGFVVVLIRVAKSKFTPAQATAAMVVSYYWHFVDVVWIGLFITIYFIQ; translated from the coding sequence GTGACGAGCGCAGTTGGAAATACAGACATGGCGGCACCGCAGCGTGTTGCGGCACTGAACCGGCCCAATATGGTCAGTGTCGGCACGATTGTGTTTTTGTCGCAGGAATTGATGTTCTTCGCTGGCCTGTTCGCTATGTACTTTGTGTCACGTGCGAATGGTCAGGGAGAGTCGTGGGACGCAGGTACAGGCCACCTGAATGTTCCGTACGCCTTCGCGATTACGGCGATTCTGGTTTCATCGTCGTTTACCGCACAGTGGGGCGTTTTCGCCGCAGAACGAGGTGACGTCTTCGCACTTCGTCGCTGGTATGCACTTTCTACCGTTATGGGTCTCGTGTTCCTCGTGGGTCAAGCGTGGGAGTACTTCCAGTTGGTGCAGCACGGCCTGACCATTCAGAACAGCATCTACGGATCCGTTTTCTACATCACAACCGGGTTCCACGCTGCTCACGTTCTGGCTGGTGTCCTTGGTTTCGTGGTGGTTTTGATTCGCGTGGCCAAGTCGAAGTTCACCCCGGCCCAAGCGACCGCAGCGATGGTGGTGTCCTACTACTGGCACTTCGTCGACGTGGTTTGGATCGGCTTGTTCATCACCATTTACTTCATTCAGTAG
- the qcrC gene encoding cytochrome bc1 complex diheme cytochrome c subunit, whose translation MMDTNLQKPDMAAAAVRSAKKVKSRRKVRRTVAGAVALTIGLTSAGLLADALTPDAQVATASSDTQALIQEGKDLYDVACITCHGVNLQGVKGRGPSLIGVGEGAVYFQVHSGRMPMLRNEAQAARKTPRYSEHQTLALAAYVNANGGGPGIVKNEDGSIAMESLRGQNYNGEIDPADVARGADLFRLNCASCHNFTGRGGALSSGKYAPYLDPANEQEIYQAMLTGPQNMPKFSDRQLTADEKKDIIAFIKSAKETPNPGGYGLGGIGPVTEGMLMWLVGITVLVAAALWIGSRS comes from the coding sequence ATGATGGATACCAACCTCCAGAAACCCGATATGGCCGCCGCTGCGGTCAGATCGGCGAAGAAGGTCAAGAGCCGCCGCAAGGTGCGCCGGACCGTCGCCGGTGCAGTGGCATTGACCATCGGTCTCACCAGTGCTGGCCTTCTGGCTGATGCGTTGACACCCGACGCACAGGTGGCTACCGCCAGCTCCGACACCCAGGCACTGATTCAAGAAGGCAAAGACCTTTACGACGTCGCGTGTATTACCTGCCACGGTGTCAACCTTCAGGGCGTCAAGGGCCGCGGCCCCTCCCTGATTGGTGTAGGCGAAGGTGCAGTGTACTTCCAGGTCCACTCTGGTCGTATGCCGATGCTCCGCAACGAAGCACAAGCTGCACGTAAGACCCCGCGCTACTCCGAGCATCAGACGCTTGCGCTTGCCGCATATGTCAACGCTAACGGCGGTGGCCCGGGCATTGTGAAAAACGAAGACGGCTCCATCGCCATGGAATCGCTTCGCGGTCAAAACTACAACGGTGAGATTGATCCAGCCGATGTCGCCCGTGGTGCTGACCTATTCCGTTTGAACTGTGCGTCCTGCCACAACTTCACCGGCCGTGGCGGCGCGCTTTCCTCCGGTAAGTACGCTCCCTACCTAGATCCTGCAAACGAGCAGGAGATCTACCAGGCTATGCTCACCGGCCCCCAGAACATGCCGAAGTTCTCCGACCGTCAGCTCACCGCGGACGAGAAGAAGGACATCATCGCCTTCATTAAGTCCGCGAAGGAAACCCCGAACCCCGGTGGCTACGGTCTTGGCGGTATCGGCCCCGTCACTGAGGGCATGTTGATGTGGCTCGTCGGCATTACCGTGCTGGTTGCCGCTGCATTGTGGATTGGATCCCGCTCATGA
- the ctaC gene encoding aa3-type cytochrome oxidase subunit II: MEQRNKRGFRRKALLAGIIGAGSLTLTGCDVAAPGGSFGQFLRMGWPEGITPEATAMGNFWVWTWVAAWIIGIIMWGLMFWSLFAYSAKKAEKAGKGEFPRQTGYNVPLELVLTIIPIVIVMGLFFFTVQTQDKVTALDKDPKVKVDVTAFQWNWKFGYANVSSELSPTGSDYVGTDAERQKAAENSAEFSDTTRGEEGTASHGDGHGAAAGPIHGKSTSDVSFLHFNKIETVGTTDEVPVLVLPSQTAIEFDLAAADVVHSFWVPEFLFKRDAFPHPEANKSQRTFQIEKIEKEGAFVGRCAEMCGTYHAMMNFEVRVVSPEKFTEYLDYRMKNPDAQNSEALEAIGEKPYATSTSPFLPGRTDTRGANENTVDLNEGF; the protein is encoded by the coding sequence GTGGAACAGCGAAACAAGCGTGGTTTTCGGCGAAAGGCCCTGCTTGCCGGAATCATCGGCGCAGGTAGCCTTACGCTGACTGGCTGCGACGTCGCCGCACCCGGCGGCTCGTTCGGCCAATTCTTGCGCATGGGCTGGCCCGAGGGCATTACGCCGGAGGCGACCGCTATGGGCAACTTCTGGGTATGGACCTGGGTGGCGGCATGGATCATCGGCATTATCATGTGGGGCCTTATGTTCTGGTCGCTCTTCGCGTATTCGGCGAAGAAGGCGGAAAAGGCCGGTAAGGGCGAGTTCCCGCGTCAGACCGGGTATAACGTGCCCTTGGAGCTGGTGCTTACGATCATCCCGATCGTTATTGTGATGGGCTTGTTCTTCTTTACGGTGCAGACCCAGGACAAGGTCACCGCATTGGATAAGGACCCGAAGGTCAAGGTGGACGTTACCGCCTTCCAGTGGAACTGGAAGTTCGGCTATGCGAACGTTTCTTCGGAGCTTTCGCCGACCGGCTCGGACTATGTTGGTACCGACGCCGAACGCCAAAAGGCAGCCGAAAACTCTGCCGAATTCTCGGATACCACCCGCGGTGAAGAAGGTACCGCGTCGCATGGTGACGGACATGGTGCGGCCGCGGGCCCGATCCACGGCAAGTCCACCTCGGACGTTTCCTTCTTGCACTTCAACAAGATTGAGACCGTAGGCACCACGGACGAGGTGCCGGTGCTGGTGCTGCCGTCGCAGACGGCGATCGAGTTCGACCTCGCCGCGGCCGACGTGGTGCACTCCTTCTGGGTTCCGGAATTCCTGTTTAAGCGCGACGCGTTCCCGCACCCGGAGGCGAACAAGTCCCAGCGGACCTTCCAGATTGAAAAGATTGAGAAGGAAGGCGCGTTCGTGGGGCGCTGCGCGGAAATGTGCGGTACCTACCACGCAATGATGAACTTTGAGGTGCGCGTTGTTTCGCCGGAGAAGTTCACCGAGTACTTGGACTACCGGATGAAGAACCCGGATGCGCAGAACTCCGAGGCGCTGGAGGCTATCGGTGAAAAGCCGTACGCTACTTCTACCAGCCCGTTCTTGCCCGGCCGTACCGATACCCGCGGTGCGAACGAAAACACCGTGGACCTCAACGAGGGCTTTTAA
- a CDS encoding HesB/IscA family protein, protein MTAPETNTGVILTDAAAAKAKALLDQEGRDDLALRIAVQPGGCAGLRYQLYFDDRRLDGDKVDLIGGVNLVVDKMSLPYLTGARIDFADTIESQGFTIDNPNASGSCACGDSFN, encoded by the coding sequence ATGACTGCTCCCGAGACCAACACCGGTGTCATTCTTACCGATGCCGCTGCCGCAAAGGCCAAGGCTCTCCTTGATCAGGAAGGCCGCGACGACCTAGCGTTGCGCATCGCCGTCCAACCCGGTGGCTGCGCCGGACTCCGCTACCAGCTCTATTTCGACGACCGTCGCCTGGACGGCGACAAAGTCGACCTTATTGGCGGGGTCAACCTTGTAGTAGACAAAATGAGCTTGCCGTACCTTACCGGTGCGCGCATCGATTTCGCAGACACGATCGAATCCCAGGGGTTTACCATCGATAATCCCAACGCCAGCGGCTCTTGCGCCTGTGGGGACTCGTTCAACTAG
- the qcrB gene encoding cytochrome bc1 complex cytochrome b subunit has product MSNNKLAQMGTNMDSRYTMSAMVRQQINKVFPTHWSFLLGEIALYSFIVLLLSGIYLTLFFDPSITKVIYDGAYGPLRGVEMSRAYETALNLSFEVRGGLFIRQLHHWAALMFAVSIMVHMMRIFFTGAFRRPREANWIIGCVLLLLSVAEGFMGYSLPDDLLSGVGLRIMSAIVISLPVIGTWLHWLIFGGDFPSEIMLDRFYIAHVLLIPGILLALIAAHLALVWYQKHTQFPGPGRTENNVVGVRILPVFAVKSVAFGLITFGLLALMAGATQINAIWNLGPYNPAQVSAGSQPDIYMLWTDGAARIMPAWELYFGNYTIPAVFWVAIMLGVLVGLLFAYPFIEAKMTGDDAHHNLLQRPRDVPVRTSLGVMALVFYALLTISGGNDLVAYHFQISLNAMTWIGRIGLIVLPALAYFITYRICIGLQRSDREVLEHGIETGVINQLPNGAFIEVHQPLGPVDDHGHPIPLEYAGAPVPKQMNQLGFAGAPGRGSYFKPDNPEIAAKAAEIEHRNHAEEAEMFEELQAANRAQDEADGRV; this is encoded by the coding sequence ATGAGCAACAATAAATTAGCCCAAATGGGCACCAATATGGACTCGCGGTACACCATGTCCGCGATGGTCCGCCAGCAGATCAACAAGGTCTTCCCAACCCACTGGTCCTTCCTGCTCGGCGAGATCGCACTGTACAGCTTTATTGTGCTGCTGCTGTCCGGCATTTACCTGACGCTGTTCTTCGACCCTTCCATTACGAAGGTCATTTACGACGGCGCTTACGGTCCGCTGCGCGGCGTCGAAATGTCCCGTGCGTATGAGACGGCGCTGAACCTTTCCTTCGAAGTTCGCGGCGGCTTGTTTATCCGCCAGCTGCACCACTGGGCCGCACTGATGTTCGCGGTGTCGATTATGGTGCACATGATGCGCATCTTCTTCACCGGCGCTTTCCGACGCCCGCGTGAGGCAAACTGGATCATCGGCTGCGTGTTGCTGCTGCTGAGCGTTGCCGAGGGTTTCATGGGTTACTCGCTGCCTGACGATCTGCTTTCCGGCGTGGGCCTGCGCATCATGTCCGCGATCGTCATTTCCCTGCCGGTCATTGGCACCTGGCTGCACTGGCTGATCTTCGGCGGTGACTTCCCGTCCGAAATCATGCTCGACCGTTTCTACATCGCACACGTGTTGTTGATCCCCGGCATTCTGTTGGCGCTGATCGCCGCTCACCTGGCGCTGGTCTGGTACCAGAAGCACACGCAGTTCCCCGGCCCCGGCCGCACGGAAAACAACGTGGTTGGCGTGCGCATCCTCCCGGTCTTCGCAGTGAAGTCCGTGGCCTTCGGCCTGATCACCTTCGGCCTGCTGGCGCTGATGGCCGGTGCTACCCAGATCAACGCGATTTGGAACCTTGGCCCGTACAACCCGGCGCAGGTCTCCGCCGGTTCGCAGCCCGATATCTACATGCTGTGGACGGACGGCGCGGCCCGTATTATGCCCGCCTGGGAGCTGTACTTTGGCAACTACACCATCCCCGCCGTGTTCTGGGTGGCTATCATGCTGGGCGTGCTCGTGGGCCTGCTGTTCGCCTACCCGTTCATCGAGGCGAAGATGACCGGCGACGATGCCCACCACAACCTGCTGCAGCGTCCGCGCGACGTCCCCGTCCGCACCTCGCTCGGCGTGATGGCGCTGGTGTTCTACGCACTGCTGACCATCTCCGGTGGTAATGACCTGGTGGCCTACCACTTCCAGATCTCGCTGAACGCCATGACCTGGATCGGCCGCATCGGTTTGATCGTGCTGCCCGCGCTGGCGTACTTTATCACCTACCGCATCTGCATTGGCCTGCAGCGTTCGGACCGCGAGGTCCTCGAACACGGCATCGAGACCGGTGTGATCAACCAGCTGCCCAATGGTGCCTTTATCGAGGTGCACCAGCCGCTGGGTCCGGTCGACGATCACGGCCACCCGATCCCGCTGGAGTACGCCGGTGCCCCCGTGCCGAAGCAGATGAACCAGCTTGGCTTCGCCGGTGCCCCGGGCCGCGGCTCCTACTTCAAGCCGGATAACCCAGAGATCGCCGCCAAGGCCGCAGAAATCGAACACCGCAACCACGCTGAGGAAGCGGAAATGTTCGAAGAGCTGCAAGCCGCCAACCGTGCCCAAGATGAGGCTGATGGCCGCGTCTAG
- a CDS encoding DUF3043 domain-containing protein, translated as MASDTQSADKHRKGYTPKKGRPTPKRNEVERARGIRRDPVSPPETSKEARARRKALKKSMSREEYKALKKQERESAAAKRRAVQEAMDRGDERYLLERDKGEVRAFARDWVDARRFFSNMVMPAALLLLVVLFAVQSNPEVNAIASTIAMLVMAAFFIEGFILGARLKKAAAERFPHATDTGYALAFYGYSRASQPRKLRSPKPRVEIGAEV; from the coding sequence GTGGCTTCTGACACTCAGTCTGCAGACAAGCACCGCAAGGGTTATACGCCGAAAAAGGGGCGTCCGACGCCGAAGCGGAATGAGGTTGAGCGCGCCCGGGGTATCCGGCGGGATCCGGTGTCGCCGCCGGAAACGTCGAAGGAGGCGCGGGCACGCCGTAAGGCGTTGAAGAAGTCGATGTCTCGGGAAGAGTATAAGGCGCTGAAGAAGCAGGAGCGGGAGTCTGCGGCCGCGAAGCGCCGGGCGGTGCAGGAGGCGATGGATCGCGGCGATGAGCGCTACCTCTTGGAGCGCGATAAGGGGGAGGTTCGCGCGTTTGCTCGAGATTGGGTGGATGCCCGCCGGTTCTTTAGCAATATGGTGATGCCCGCCGCCCTGCTGTTGTTGGTGGTGTTGTTTGCGGTGCAGTCGAATCCGGAGGTGAATGCGATCGCTTCTACGATCGCGATGCTGGTCATGGCGGCGTTTTTCATTGAGGGTTTCATTTTGGGCGCTCGTTTGAAAAAGGCTGCGGCGGAGCGTTTCCCGCATGCGACTGATACCGGTTACGCCCTCGCGTTTTATGGTTATTCGCGGGCGTCTCAGCCGCGTAAGTTGCGGAGTCCGAAGCCGCGCGTGGAGATTGGCGCTGAAGTTTAG